Proteins found in one Lachancea thermotolerans CBS 6340 chromosome C complete sequence genomic segment:
- the TRM732 gene encoding tRNA methylation protein TRM732 (similar to uniprot|Q03496 Saccharomyces cerevisiae YMR259C Hypothetical ORF), translated as MSNEDGCKAIKQFLIGLKPQQVKNDTTISEKLCSCFISVITALRNENAINDSERLVLTDSISIWFLRSRQLLEMEQDQQGCSPFLQKLRTDILTIENCTFLFHYVIDYWNEGGAALANSLSDLFTKLLQLMKLVHSTAVFQETLDGWLSQVLDIPASMRVLYYLLDVFASETSMYKVLQSKPNFVADSLGLMWTESLATPIGKCVTSVLLNVYEGHYRKCKRREDLEEWFLLWEGPTLRYFQDPRISKRIEICILVPIFKSLSNNIFGQFVNRNFESEAPALIPLLKIGQELSIEEEPFDGDKLVSLKFVEELLQQDAYKLSAFELLTFSAKKSKVIAPYIYDVIKRNIHVFFVDIEVRTRNAFHSVLKHFIDRVRDSSYSLNRDFISLHAKNKFPDEQAQKLQQIDDAIDFLQWLTGFLKTQLLPGSQYQRKILSTKILKTLASSSIDPSIGQPYLDPRLRTPFPFSCKLSEDETLQRLLIDNLTDNYNDIRENCLQLLTMFAYSKTPTGTENLEAVSRKSWELLKSYKNCDGGAKLIEFLVEISDDKSTLVYVLVKELQKKIIKSGASFKEAIKTPISGYFLALSYILQKSDAIPETVTLRSIIDECISLMNNNWKVVEFALCDDPFEKNTQTQHDICEVSDPLVISYAFRSIKESAGLLAALIRLPGLTIKQLTACGELMLAQMSTIRHSGAFQSLIPSFAACCRRSNTDIPQQLQVWLEEILNRLETKTQFITRRSGGLPHIITSILGAEDNKNRPLLKVTFDKLFSIASLPVSEHEEQVDLPQVNAFNCIKALFVESSLSAACSPYVYPSLVLCLQSFTSPLWSIRNCSYMLFSALQNRLFGKAGKSVSARLFFSRFSGIREILLDQFKSSVKNSLCYQDTAEGSSLSSGMDSQIVSIFLVMTILSRLKQTPGFEGLKEFESLVIKCLGSHNWTLRQLAARTLPSMSDNTIDLAKLLLKKLTLASTNQNMMHGCILAVSELIKITMESSNSCSLPDELSQLVERGISRAITSNNCFVTANAYVGLVELLYSSGSISKTCVSSWLPKLGEHFVKLNTSYSVDGTRQLCLRSLLLFLLRHENEDNLQDVLLLGLYSPYFKVQIAAAQYICTNDKAAHVKTNAIADRLLEILFEDNAWDYVKLSVLRSLIVLEKEVDTSALMKLVISARNDELRAVALEYLGFFVDKNNSQYDYYVKHFSRDQSPFELRKSALKSLINFSKRNSDIRASFLISRFLYDDDQELRMLSASFINQCVLGLKGFRQSTTSAVTADLFFDTMESYPQLPNGFDTVILEALQRDVGTISFQKYVGAGKEDLFEVEPENQFRNTIEEASRFIGVLKCFFKESSSVQAYISTLLDELIAQISDVGISDAPLGWGSDFRIFTQIVLARKIAIEFGVEGLQKLDKLLIAVNCNPLIFEITSLV; from the coding sequence ATGTCCAATGAGGACGGGTGCAAAGCTATCAAGCAGTTTCTAATCGGACTTAAACCCCAACAGGTGAAGAACGACACAACTATATCTGAAAAGCTGTGTTCATGTTTCATCTCAGTGATAACCGCTCTGCGCAACGAGAATGCCATCAATGACTCTGAAAGGCTCGTCTTAACAGATAGCATCAGTATTTGGTTCTTGAGGTCCCGCCAACTTTTAGAAATGGAGCAGGATCAACAAGGATGTTCTCCCTTCCTACAAAAGTTGCGAACCGATATCTTAACTATCGAAAATTGTACTTTTCTCTTCCACTATGTGATTGATTATTGGAATGAAGGCGGTGCTGCTTTAGCAAATTCCTTAAGTGACTTATTCACAAAGCTTTTGCAGTTGATGAAGCTAGTGCATAGCACAGCCGTATTTCAAGAAACCTTAGACGGATGGCTGTCGCAGGTTTTAGATATACCTGCTTCCATGCGGGTGCTTTATtaccttcttgatgttttcGCCTCTGAAACAAGCATGTATAAGGTGCTACAAAGCAAGCCTAATTTCGTGGCAGACTCTCTGGGCCTAATGTGGACAGAGTCTTTGGCAACGCCCATCGGCAAATGCGTCACTAGTGTTCTCCTCAACGTGTATGAAGGGCATTACCGAAAGtgcaaaagaagagaagacCTTGAGGAATGGTTTCTACTTTGGGAAGGACCAACATTGCGTTACTTTCAAGATCCTAGGATAAGCAAGAGAATTGAAATTTGCATACTTGTGcctattttcaaaagtctATCCAACAACATATTTGGGCAGTTTGTTAATAGAAATTTCGAGTCTGAGGCTCCAGCGCTCATTCCTTTGTTAAAAATAGGTCAGGAACTTTCGATAGAGGAAGAACCGTTTGATGGCGACAAACTTGTATCACTCAAGTTTGTTGAGGAACTCTTACAACAAGATGCTTACAAgctttctgcttttgaacttttgactTTTTCTGCAAAGAAGTCTAAGGTGATTGCGCCATACATATATGACGTTATCAAACGGAATATACAcgttttctttgttgataTCGAAGTCAGGACGAGAAATGCTTTTCACAGCGTCTTGAAGCATTTTATTGATAGGGTCAGAGACTCTTCGTATTCTCTTAATAGAGACTTTATCAGCTTACATGCTAAAAACAAGTTTCCAGATGAACAAGCCCAAAAGTTGCAGCAGATTGATGATGCTATTGATTTTCTTCAGTGGCTTacaggcttcttgaaaacacAGTTGTTGCCTGGCTCTCAATACCAacgaaaaattttgtcTACCAAGATCCTCAAGACATTAGCCTCTTCTAGCATTGACCCCTCGATTGGGCAACCTTACCTCGATCCAAGGCTGAGAACGCCTTTTCCATTTTCGTGTAAACTCTCAGAGGATGAAACATTACAAAGGCTGCTAATAGATAATCTAACTGACAATTACAATGACATTCGCGAAAACTGTTTGCAATTATTGACAATGTTTGCCTATTCGAAGACACCAACCGGTACAGAAAATCTTGAGGCTGTATCTAGAAAGTCCTGGGAGCTCTTAAAGTCATACAAGAACTGCGATGGAGGTGCCAAGCTTATTGAATTTCTAGTTGAAATATCGGATGATAAGTCAACATTGGTTTATGTCCTTGTAAAAGAGttgcaaaaaaaaatcatcaagTCAGGCGCCTCTTTTAAGGAAGCTATAAAGACGCCTATTAGCGGGTACTTTTTGGCTTTGAGTTacatccttcaaaaatctgaTGCGATACCTGAAACTGTAACGCTGAGAAGCATAATAGATGAGTGCATTTCGTTGATGAACAACAATTGGAAAGTAGTTGAGTTTGCCCTGTGCGATGatccttttgaaaaaaatacaCAAACACAACATGACATCTGTGAGGTTTCAGATCCCCTCGTGATTAGTTACGCATTTAGGTCAATTAAAGAGTCCGCGGGTCTGCTCGCTGCTCTTATTCGCCTTCCAGGTTTAACGATCAAGCAGCTTACTGCTTGCGGTGAACTCATGCTCGCTCAAATGTCAACAATTCGACACAGCGGCGCCTTTCAGTCTTTGATTCCCAGCTTTGCGGCTTGCTGTCGGCGTTCCAACACTGACATCCCACAGCAGTTGCAAGTGTGGCTggaagaaattttgaataGGCTAGAGACAAAAACACAGTTTATTACACGTCGATCCGGCGGGCTGCCCCATATTATAACAAGTATTCTTGGCGCTGAAGACAATAAAAACAGGCCCTTGTTGAAGGTAACATTTGATAAGCTATTCTCGATAGCAAGCTTACCAGTGTCTGAGCACGAGGAGCAAGTTGATCTGCCCCAGGTCAACGCGTTCAACTGTATTAAAGCTCTCTTTGTCGAATCTTCTTTGTCAGCCGCTTGTTCGCCCTATGTTTACCCGTCATTGGTCCTCTGCCTTCAGTCCTTCACTTCCCCATTGTGGTCTATCCGAAATTGTTCATATATGCTATTCTcagctttacaaaataGGCTGTTTGGTAAAGCGGGAAAAAGCGTTAGTGCACGTCTTTTCTTCTCTCGCTTCAGCGGTATTAGGGAGATCCTTCTCGATCAATTTAAAAGCTCAGTGAAAAATTCTCTTTGCTATCAGGATACTGCAGAAGGTTCTTCACTTTCGTCAGGCATGGATTCACAGATTGTCTCTATCTTTCTTGTTATGACAATCCTATCGCGACTGAAGCAAACACCTGGCTTTGAGGGACTTAAAGAGTTTGAGAGTCTTGTAATTAAATGTCTGGGATCCCATAATTGGACTCTGCGGCAGCTGGCCGCTCGCACGCTACCTTCGATGTCAGATAACACTATTGATCTTGCAAAGCtacttttgaagaagctcacGCTTGCGAGCACTAATCAAAATATGATGCATGGCTGCATTCTTGCTGTATCCGAGCTAATCAAAATCACAATGGAAAGCTCAAACAGTTGCAGTCTTCCTGATGAGCTTTCGCAACTTGTTGAAAGGGGAATATCGAGAGCCATAACTTCAAACAACTGTTTCGTGACTGCTAATGCATACGTTGGACTAGTGGAGCTATTATATTCAAGTGGTTCGATATCCAAAACATGTGTTTCGTCCTGGTTGCCCAAATTAGGTGAGCATTTCGTTAAGCTCAATACCAGTTACTCAGTGGATGGAACTCGACAGCTATGTCTGCGTTCGCTGCTTCTGTTCCTTCTTCGCCATGAAAACGAAGACAACTTACAGGATGTGTTATTGCTCGGCTTATATTCACCATATTTCAAAGTCCAGATTGCAGCTGCCCAGTATATCTGCACTAATGATAAAGCAGCACATGTCAAAACTAATGCAATCGCTGATAGACTTTTGGAAATCCTTTTTGAGGATAATGCTTGGGACTATGTCAAGCTCTCTGTATTGAGGTCGTTGATAGTACTTGAGAAGGAGGTTGACACGTCAgcattgatgaagttggtAATAAGTGCTAGAAACGATGAGCTGCGAGCGGTGGCCCTTGAGTATCTCGGTTTCTTTGTTGATAAAAACAACTCTCAGTATGACTATTACGTGAAACATTTTTCGAGAGATCAATCACCCTTCGAACTGAGAAAGTCAGCGTTAAAATCCTTGATAAATTTCTCGAAGCGGAATTCCGACATTCGTGCATCGTTTCTCATTAGTCGTTTTCTTTACGATGACGACCAAGAGTTGCGGATGTTATCAGCAAGCTTTATCAATCAATGTGTTTTGGGGTTGAAAGGTTTTAGACAGTCGACAACTTCTGCCGTCACTGcagatcttttttttgacacGATGGAAAGTTATCCACAATTGCCAAACGGTTTCGACACTGTCATTCTGGAAGCTCTGCAGAGAGATGTTGGAACCatttcttttcaaaaatatgtGGGAGCCGGCAAGGAAGATCTATTTGAAGTCGAGCCAGAAAACCAATTCAGAAACACAATTGAGGAGGCGTCAAGGTTTATTGGTGTGTTGAagtgtttcttcaaagagagcaGCAGCGTACAGGCATACATTTCGACGCTACTTGATGAGTTGATTGCTCAAATCAGTGACGTGGGGATAAGTGACGCGCCGCTAGGTTGGGGCTCAGACTTCAGGATATTCACACAGATAGTTTTGGCCAGGAAAATTGCCATTGAATTTGGCGTTGAGGGACTCCAAAAATTGGACAAGCTTTTAATAGCGGTCAACTGCAACCCgcttatttttgaaataacTTCATTAGTCtaa
- the ROY1 gene encoding Roy1p (similar to uniprot|Q04847 Saccharomyces cerevisiae YMR258C Hypothetical ORF), with amino-acid sequence MTSREMHDGLWPAVMEFLNQNDLLILAQTSKKLSKVSLQNLYGRIVISKEPVMRSDEWFLDCSANYVSGYRSTKKTPDQNDIFLYDRIKRLTESSHLALVKELVIQEDVFYDRESGLPVLQALIDRLLELDQVEVLDIRDSALFEHNYSKILELTHLRKCRVVNIGDLGKLRSLPRIKSLEISLTHPDFKPRCLSDDVKKSLSDTVVELTVDDLEHSSLRLFQYFHKEGMRLGHVTSLKFNHVHGIHDYNKTMRELTTIFLKDVFDLKKIESLELEGSCEASDCTCFNDFLMDMAPELVSVRSLGLIEKNFVTQGDHNTEEEWDLTINRFILHIPKVSERLKNLTVRHNPPLNGITVDSVEGNYIRRRTLYDNVLPILTNLQTLVGPTFLKSLSAYEILVCDLLWNGCECSFCAKVLPVIDQYIMNHQYYSFPDGSFKDVIPTVFFAYTGDALSRRFITETDWDLKTLATCPVSHVWDLHGYESLQHFKNFDCFFDESVFMALTKCVSHFFNTYMDHLVKFMPNMRTCVLSGVYYSVDEQGKYKSIYD; translated from the coding sequence ATGACTTCCCGGGAAATGCATGATGGCCTTTGGCCCGCAGTTATGGAATTTCTCAATCAGAATGATCTCTTGATATTAGCACAGACCAGCAAAAAGTTGTCAAAGGTATcccttcaaaatctttATGGCAGAATTGTTATATCAAAAGAGCCGGTGATGAGGTCTGATGAGTGGTTTTTGGATTGCAGCGCTAACTACGTCTCAGGGTACAGGTCGACGAAGAAAACGCCTGACCAAAACGACATCTTTTTATATGACCGCATAAAGCGTTTGACAGAGAGCTCGCATCTTGCACTCGTGAAGGAGTTAGTAATCCAAGAGGATGTTTTTTATGATCGTGAGTCAGGGTTGCCTGTCTTACAAGCGCTCATTGACAGGTTGCTGGAACTGGATCAAGTTGAAGTTCTCGACATCAGGGATAGTGCGTTGTTTGAACATAATTATTCCAAGATTTTAGAACTCACGCATCTCAGAAAGTGTCGGGTTGTCAATATTGGGGACCTTGGTAAACTGCGATCGCTGCCTCGCATCAAGTCCCTTGAGATATCGCTGACGCATCCCGACTTCAAGCCTCGTTGCTTATCCGACGATGTGAAAAAAAGCCTCTCCGACACCGTTGTGGAACTCACTGTGGATGACCTTGAGCATTCTAGTTTACGTCTGTTCCAGTACTTTCATAAAGAGGGTATGAGGCTAGGCCATGTaacttctttgaagttcaatCACGTTCACGGTATTCACGACTATAATAAAACTATGCGTGAACTTACCACCATCTTTCTGAAGGATGTTTtcgatttgaaaaaaatagagagccttgagcttgaggGGTCTTGTGAAGCCTCTGATTGCACCTGCttcaatgactttcttATGGACATGGCGCCAGAGCTGGTGAGTGTGAGAAGTCTTGGCCTTAttgagaagaactttgtCACTCAGGGTGACCACAATACGGAAGAGGAATGGGACTTGACGATTAACAGGTTCATTCTACACATACCTAAAGTTTCTGAGCGCCTCAAAAACCTCACAGTTCGCCACAATCCTCCACTTAACGGCATTACTGTCGACTCTGTTGAAGGAAACTACATCCGGAGAAGGACCTTATATGATAATGTACTACCCATACTAACAAACTTGCAAACTCTTGTTGGCCCAACTTTCCTTAAATCTCTTTCAGCTTATGAGATTTTAGTTTGCGACTTGTTGTGGAATGGCTGCGAATGCAGCTTTTGCGCTAAGGTTCTACCGGTCATTGATCAATACATCATGAATCATCAATACTACTCTTTCCCTGAtggttctttcaaagatgttaTACCCACTGTCTTTTTTGCATACACTGGAGACGCGCTTTCACGCCGCTTCATTACGGAGACTGATTGGGATTTAAAGACGCTTGCCACATGCCCCGTGTCACATGTTTGGGATCTTCATGGTTATGAGAGCCTTCAGcacttcaagaattttGATTGCTTCTTTGACGAATCTGTCTTTATGGCCCTCACTAAGTGTGTCTCGCACTTTTTCAATACCTACATGGATCATTTGGTTAAGTTTATGCCAAATATGCGGACTTGTGTTTTGTCTGGCGTCTACTATTCGGTAGATGAGCAAGGGAAGTACAAGTCTATTTACGATTAA
- the PET111 gene encoding Pet111p (weakly similar to uniprot|P08468 Saccharomyces cerevisiae YMR257C PET111 Specific translational activator for the COX2 mRNA located in the mitochondrial inner membrane), with amino-acid sequence MSSVKSPHGFLQFLRPFRLRESCIQRGIFLRRYNPPQNDRSKDVLREWAKSVLHESSPESASECSFDKEIQLSTQIDRATETSLKNGSVFPDHQERAKEPSARAIAQSTRGSSPLKTFSMSTLSNIASSLQKSHKFQEIDSIYKTHRNWLSSGVVDRSSRAYNEFVQAVFAAEYRLQNFTLCENLFSECLKFRPVSPEVIDMGLITFVKNNNLTLAKEFYVQILKNPETFPMTPNTLHAFAFEIFKTSDLATMERVISLWLENSSSPKTYPFHKTLALFHRLLLKLGDEEGIAKLLSHSGVIKTKYEGSTEFDLCLLHHEVAARMLTDHVKIGHRMDEISSKMSNEKRSKVYIEVLKLGVAKNDFSLIKLATVKAQEDSFVNLNDEFHKHVCRYFVKNGLLKSLVQYLNDAVLPKADCRFGQIYIEQLWNCALQNYPMLSREFTNDIQLLLNKEELIREHEWLEYTTLRKLKNFSSNHGLQKSPTQTLSSLCCRLGPEFANAIQTSLADGDASAIRSLILNELQRGVRPDFTVFYSLLKLLMPDYIDSAKLVDQIMRETYREIPLKIDILWLKHNALEATKSIRTNASTPAGKQQAALVAATKIKDFENQHSGRLNFQNYMQLSSLFLVLRDARNASHLLEKGKKLINSSNKRDWYIYYSNALKVYTRARDPGKFLSVLKDWNANDSAWLITPDTIRSCKGYMKYFERNQGLTAHNSATLFEIHSEIDSMLARYVNFKFQGLNDMKMVSSFLQRWIEQDLKKKKENHLSDVQSEA; translated from the coding sequence ATGTCCTCAGTAAAATCACCCCATGGAtttcttcagtttctgcGACCGTTTCGACTGAGGGAAAGCTGCATACAGAGAGGAATATTTCTGCGACGATACAACCCCCCTCAAAACGACAGAAGTAAAGATGTTCTTAGAGAGTGGGCCAAGAGCGTTCTCCATGAATCCTCACCTGAAAGCGCTTCTGAATGCAGTTTCGACAAAGAAATTCAACTTAGCACACAAATTGATAGGGCCACTGAAACGAGTCTGAAAAACGGTAGTGTGTTCCCTGACCACCAAGAAAGAGCCAAGGAACCATCAGCGCGTGCTATTGCCCAATCCACGAGAGGAAGTTCACCACTTAAAACATTCTCTATGTCAACGCTATCTAATATCGCTTCATCGCTTCAGAAGTCTCACAAGTTCCAAGAGATTGACTCGATCTACAAAACACATAGGAACTGGCTGTCTTCTGGAGTTGTGGACCGATCTTCACGTGCCTACAATGAGTTTGTACAAGCAGTGTTCGCTGCAGAGTACCGCCTACAGAACTTCACTTTATGCGAAAACCTTTTTTCCGAATGCCTCAAATTTCGTCCTGTGAGCCCAGAGGTCATCGACATGGGGCTCATTACatttgtcaaaaacaacaacttAACAttagccaaggaattttACGTTCAGATATTAAAAAATCCCGAGACCTTTCCTATGACGCCTAATACTTTGCATGCGTTTGCCTTTGAAATATTCAAGACATCTGATCTAGCCACAATGGAGCGAGTGATTTCCTTGTGGCTTGAAAACTCTTCTAGTCCCAAAACATATCCCTTTCACAAGACGCTCGCATTGTTCCACAGACTTTTACTCAAGCTCggagatgaagaaggcaTTGCAAAACTACTTTCACATTCAGGGGTtataaaaacaaaatatgAGGGAAGCACTGAGTTCGATCTTTGTCTCCTCCACCATGAAGTGGCAGCCAGGATGTTGACTGATCATGTTAAGATTGGCCACAGAATGGATgaaatttcttcaaaaatgagTAACGAAAAGCGGTCCAAGGTCTACATTGAAGTCCTTAAGTTGGGGGTTGCTAAAAATGATTTCTCTCTCATCAAGCTTGCAACAGTCAAGGCCCAAGAGGATAGTTTTGTTAACCTGAACGATGAATTTCACAAGCATGTGTGCCGCTATTTTGTTAAGAATGGCTTACTCAAGTCACTTGTCCAGTATCTGAATGACGCTGTCTTGCCTAAGGCTGACTGCCGTTTTGGACAGATTTACATTGAACAATTGTGGAACTGTGCGTTGCAAAACTACCCCATGCTTTCTCGAGAATTTACGAACGACATACAGCTTCTTTTAAACAAAGAGGAGCTTATTCGAGAGCATGAGTGGCTTGAGTATACCACACTTagaaagctgaaaaatttttcttcgaATCATGGCCTTCAGAAATCTCCAACACAAACATTGTCATCACTGTGCTGTCGACTAGGCCCGGAGTTTGCCAACGCAATCCAAACTAGCCTAGCAGATGGCGATGCATCAGCAATTCGTAGCCTGATTTTGAACGAACTCCAACGTGGCGTAAGGCCTGATTTCACGGTCTTTTATTCCTTGTTGAAGCTACTCATGCCAGATTATATCGATTCAGCAAAGTTAGTGGACCAGATAATGCGCGAGACCTATCGTGAAATTCCGCTCAAAATTGACATCTTATGGCTAAAGCACAACGCTTTAGAGGCAACTAAGTCGATTAGAACAAATGCTTCCACACCGGCAGGAAAACAGCAGGCAGCTCTGGTAGCTGCCACGAAAataaaagactttgaaaaccaACATAGCGGGCGTCtaaactttcaaaactaTATGCAGCTCTCCTCATTGTTCCTTGTTTTACGGGATGCTCGGAATGCAAGCCaccttttggaaaaaggtAAAAAACTAATTaattcttcaaacaaaagagaTTGGTATATTTATTACTCCAATGCTCTTAAAGTTTACACGAGGGCCCGTGACCCAGGCAAATTCCTTTCAGTTTTAAAGGACTGGAACGCGAATGACAGTGCATGGTTAATAACACCAGATACTATACGATCTTGCAAGGGGTACATGAAATACTTTGAGAGAAACCAAGGTTTGACGGCCCATAATTCAGCCACCTTGTTTGAGATACACTCCGAGATCGATAGCATGCTGGCACGTTACGTTAATTTCAAGTTTCAGGGCCTCAATGATATGAAAATGGTATCCAGCTTTTTGCAGCGGTGGATCGAGcaggacttgaagaaaaagaaagaaaaccaTCTTTCTGATGTTCAGAGCGAAGCTTAA
- the PSH1 gene encoding ubiquitin-protein ligase PSH1 (some similarities with uniprot|Q12161 Saccharomyces cerevisiae YOL054W PSH1 Nuclear protein putative RNA polymerase II elongation factor isolated as Pob3p/Spt16p-binding protein) produces MYVPVMTSCGHNYCYECISNWLVSNNANELTCPQCRSPLKEPPALNVALQNLLNYVVDNYAISSLQTDGTRAESVDQYRDDNFSGRLFKNVFNNTAMAIVDDDDGVARCSNCHWEVEGDVCPHCSARMRNRAVEEEEFPSDEYSEDEIERIQYGANRALGVRDEQGADEHSESDSESDESNFERRNGTLANISGHAQLGRSRRRFDGSQHGSEDLMNSEGAMESEDAEDSDLDSFIVNEEEEDEIGGEQEEPEQVELDGSDHDSDFYEHHDIDGFVSGDSLDNDSEDGHKKRKRRIQVVLDSDEDD; encoded by the coding sequence ATGTATGTCCCTGTTATGACTAGCTGTGGACACAATTACTGTTATGAGTGCATATCAAATTGGTTAGTTAGCAACAATGCCAATGAATTGACGTGCCCGCAGTGCCGCAGCCCGCTGAAGGAACCGCCTGCTCTCAATGTCGCACTGCAAAACCTTTTGAACTATGTGGTTGATAATTATGCTATCAGCAGCTTGCAAACTGATGGCACGCGAGCAGAAAGCGTTGATCAGTATAGAGACGATAACTTTTCGGGCAGGCTGttcaaaaatgtctttAACAACACCGCGATGGCAATAgttgatgacgatgacggTGTTGCACGTTGCAGCAACTGTCACTGGGAAGTGGAAGGTGACGTGTGTCCTCATTGCAGTGCGCGGATGAGAAATAGggctgttgaagaagaagaattCCCAAGCGATGAGTATTCAGAGGATGAAATTGAGCGCATCCAGTACGGAGCAAACCGCGCGCTAGGGGTGCGGGATGAGCAAGGTGCTGATGAGCATAGTGAGAGTGACTCTGAAAGTGACGAAAGTAATTTCGAGCGCCGAAATGGCACGCTTGCCAATATCTCAGGGCATGCGCAACTTGGCCGATCTAGGCGTCGTTTCGATGGGTCGCAGCACGGCTCCGAAGACCTTATGAATTCAGAAGGTGCTATGGAATCCGAAGACGCTGAAGACTCTGACCTAGATTCATTTATAGTGaacgaggaagaagaagatgaaattgGCGGCGAACAAGAGGAGCCAGAGCAGGTGGAGCTTGACGGCAGCGATCACGATAGCGACTTTTACGAGCATCACGATATAGATGGGTTTGTTAGTGGCGACAGCCTTGATAATGATAGCGAGGACGGCCacaagaaaaggaaaagacGGATTCAAGTGGTTTTGGACAGTGATGAGGACGATTAA
- the COX7 gene encoding cytochrome c oxidase subunit VII (highly similar to uniprot|P10174 Saccharomyces cerevisiae YMR256C COX7 Subunit VII of cytochrome c oxidase, which is the terminal member of the mitochondrial inner membrane electron transport chain) gives MANRIIELQKLFQSSQKPLWWRHPRSAFYMYPFWALFTVAVVGPFLYIPNTIRGIKDKRN, from the coding sequence ATGGCTAACAGAATCATTGAGCTACAGAAACTATTCCAATCTTCCCAAAAACCTTTGTGGTGGAGACACCCCAGATCGGCCTTCTACATGTACCCATTCTGGGCCTTGTTCACCGTTGCTGTCGTGGGTCCTTTCCTATACATTCCAAACACAATCAGAGGTATCAAGGACAAGAGAAATTAA
- the AIM39 gene encoding Aim39p (weakly similar to uniprot|Q05667 Saccharomyces cerevisiae YOL053W Hypothetical ORF), translated as MLTRSWRQRNLASLLYSLSHRRLLSQKIPDPKHVFTDPSNNEIVDSKHFFTNPSRDNLIEEEAIAKSIEASIKNQRRRRGKQVSSALAAALFATIFGYTIGYKVLYLHEHSFIPAYPVPKARNFSSNELKHINVDEIKHLAEYKLLEKLSMHPMIKEQYGVPLHKSQGISLESRQFSVWRQDVDPCIAGILIAPIDSPKDEHTWHNVPPLCKWRITNRSVNFRSFADQVLGRVGIDSSDLIQVIKPEKDCGDFKYGRPPHHSDGPRTMHICFLGEMKLGNEDLIIFRGTCHIDLKLQQVDLLRKENDKLVRYVLYHETKE; from the coding sequence ATGTTAACAAGGTCCTGGCGTCAAAGAAACCTTGCTTCCCTCCTTTATTCCTTGAGTCACCGACGTTTGCTGAGTCAAAAGATTCCCGACCCCAAGCACGTCTTTACAGATCCATCAAATAACGAGATAGTAGATTCCAAGCACTTTTTCACCAACCCTAGTCGAGACAACCTGATTGAAGAGGAGGCAATCGCCAAAAGCATCGAAGCTTCCATCAAAAACCAGAGGCGCCGTCGTGGAAAGCAAGTATCAAGTGCTCTCGCAGCCGCCCTGTTCGCAACAATTTTTGGCTACACAATTGGCTACAAGGTCCTGTACCTACATGAGCATTCATTTATTCCAGCATATCCTGTGCCAAAGGCTCgaaacttcagcagcaaTGAGCTTAAGCACATAAATGTGGACGAAATAAAACACCTTGCCGAATacaaacttcttgaaaagctctcAATGCACCCGATGATCAAAGAACAATACGGTGTTCCTCTACACAAGTCTCAAGGAATATCACTCGAAAGCCGCCAGTTTTCCGTTTGGCGCCAAGATGTAGACCCATGTATTGCTGGCATCCTTATCGCACCTATAGATAGCCCCAAGGATGAGCATACGTGGCACAACGTCCCACCTCTTTGCAAGTGGCGCATAACAAACCGTTCTGTCAATTTTAGAAGTTTCGCTGACCAGGTGCTAGGTCGCGTGGGAATAGATTCGTCAGACCTGATTCAGGTTATCAAACCCGAGAAGGATTGCGGCGACTTCAAGTACGGTCGCCCTCCGCACCACAGCGACGGTCCTCGCACAATGCACATATGCTTTTTGGGCGAAATGAAACTGGGAAATGAAGATCTGATTATTTTTAGAGGCACTTGTCACATCGATTTGAAACTTCAGCAAGTGGATTTGCTGAGGAAAGAGAACGACAAGCTAGTACGATACGTACTTTATCACGAAACTAAGGAGTAA